A DNA window from Alicyclobacillus vulcanalis contains the following coding sequences:
- the aroQ gene encoding type II 3-dehydroquinate dehydratase, whose protein sequence is MADRYILLVHGPNLNRLGVRKPEVYGQRTLADVVELVRSTALPFGFDVIDRQSNHEGELIDFLQQYGPGAHGIIINPGAFGHYSYALRDCLEDIDRPTVEVHISNVHRREPFRHQLVLSDVVTGQIVGLGLEGYRLATLALCQPKP, encoded by the coding sequence GTGGCGGATCGCTACATTCTGCTCGTGCACGGGCCTAACTTGAATCGGTTAGGTGTGCGGAAGCCGGAGGTGTACGGGCAGCGCACGCTGGCGGACGTGGTGGAGTTGGTCCGAAGCACGGCCCTTCCTTTCGGCTTTGACGTGATCGATCGACAGTCGAACCACGAAGGCGAGCTGATCGACTTCTTGCAGCAGTACGGGCCGGGCGCCCACGGCATCATCATCAACCCGGGGGCGTTTGGACACTACAGTTACGCGCTGCGCGATTGTCTGGAGGACATCGATCGGCCCACGGTCGAGGTGCATATTTCCAACGTGCATCGCCGCGAGCCGTTTCGGCACCAACTGGTCCTGAGTGACGTCGTCACGGGCCAGATTGTGGGGCTTGGCCTCGAAGGCTATCGGTTGGCGACGCTCGCTCTCTGCCAGCCGAAGCCGTGA
- the spoIIIAD gene encoding stage III sporulation protein AD, with the protein MHIIQMIGIGLTATVLATLLRQQMPSFATLVSLFAGIVILLLVVRSMASAIGTVQQLTAAAKVNQMFLQTLIRILGIAYVVEFAADVARDAGETALGGRIELAGKIGIVLLALPIFKDVLDVIVQMIP; encoded by the coding sequence GTGCACATCATCCAGATGATCGGCATCGGCCTGACCGCCACCGTTCTCGCGACGCTCCTTCGCCAGCAGATGCCTTCCTTTGCGACGCTGGTCAGCCTGTTCGCGGGTATTGTCATCCTGCTTCTCGTCGTCCGGTCGATGGCGAGCGCCATCGGCACCGTGCAACAGCTGACCGCAGCGGCAAAGGTCAACCAGATGTTTCTTCAAACGCTCATCCGCATCCTCGGGATCGCGTACGTGGTGGAATTTGCGGCGGACGTCGCACGCGATGCCGGCGAGACCGCGCTCGGCGGGCGGATCGAGCTCGCTGGAAAGATAGGGATTGTCCTGTTGGCGCTCCCCATCTTTAAGGACGTGCTTGACGTGATCGTCCAGATGATTCCGTGA
- a CDS encoding stage III sporulation protein AF — MSAFGDWLRQVVGIALIGGIAEMMLPSGGLVRYVRMVVGVALMAALLSPVVPALRGAWADIAASRASNLLFSNASQAAGAQVENRAAQQYAEALHEAEAQDAATYLAEWAEAALPEPLRSEVVKVTVEHPTSADQMTVTVLVRPPGALDAGEIRQTVASALGIPAAQVEVRDEGEAGR, encoded by the coding sequence GTGAGTGCCTTCGGCGATTGGCTGCGGCAGGTGGTGGGCATCGCGCTCATCGGCGGAATTGCCGAGATGATGCTACCTTCGGGCGGATTGGTGCGCTACGTGCGCATGGTGGTGGGGGTGGCGCTGATGGCAGCGCTGTTGAGTCCCGTCGTGCCCGCTCTGCGCGGGGCATGGGCGGACATCGCGGCCAGCCGGGCATCCAATCTCCTGTTCAGCAACGCGTCTCAGGCCGCGGGTGCCCAGGTGGAAAACCGTGCGGCGCAGCAATACGCAGAGGCTCTTCATGAGGCAGAGGCTCAGGATGCCGCCACGTATCTCGCGGAGTGGGCCGAGGCCGCGCTACCCGAGCCGCTTCGTTCGGAGGTGGTCAAGGTGACCGTAGAACACCCGACAAGTGCCGATCAGATGACCGTCACCGTCTTGGTTCGCCCGCCTGGAGCGCTGGACGCCGGCGAGATTCGCCAGACGGTCGCGTCCGCGCTCGGCATCCCGGCGGCGCAGGTCGAGGTTCGGGACGAGGGAGAGGCGGGGCGATGA
- a CDS encoding Asp23/Gls24 family envelope stress response protein: MADMEYELTERGSVRVSDEVVQVIAGVATHEVEGVIGTSGSLAGGITESITGRKNLSRGVKVQFDEAARACTIDVWVQLRFGVSIPEVGYQIQEHVKSSVESMTGLRVDAVHVHVVGVAFQTDADRTQDADQIGSQLGGDDRSAGGIG; this comes from the coding sequence ATGGCCGACATGGAGTACGAGTTGACGGAGCGCGGTTCGGTGCGTGTTTCGGACGAGGTCGTGCAGGTCATCGCGGGTGTGGCGACGCACGAGGTGGAGGGCGTGATTGGCACCAGCGGGTCGCTCGCCGGCGGGATCACAGAGTCCATCACAGGTCGCAAGAACCTCTCGCGCGGTGTCAAGGTGCAATTCGACGAAGCGGCGCGCGCGTGCACCATCGACGTCTGGGTGCAGCTGCGGTTCGGCGTCAGCATCCCTGAAGTGGGTTACCAGATTCAGGAGCACGTGAAGTCGTCCGTGGAGTCGATGACCGGCCTGCGCGTGGATGCCGTGCATGTGCACGTGGTGGGTGTGGCGTTTCAGACGGACGCGGATCGCACGCAGGATGCCGATCAGATTGGGTCCCAGCTCGGCGGGGACGATCGTTCGGCAGGGGGGATTGGATGA
- the spoIIIAE gene encoding stage III sporulation protein AE produces MRNWWRFLTALVTSLAGAVIFPAWAHGDSVGDAAGGAAGSAEASAQQILEHTAQAELDHVDTQSIDAYWHQIEAQYGGFLPHPNGTSLIQSLLQHGGPSLHGVVSGLLHYFFQEVVDDLGLFGGLLILSVAAALLRMMQASFAEESVGEVAQMVVSFLLAALVTRSLVETFGSARQAIESMNHFMLATMPVSIALLAGSGSFASAAFFQPTLLFCVNLVSNLVFLVVFPLIFLAAVLELASSMAPRYPLTRLASLARTASLSILSFALVVFVGVTAVQGTGRGIADGLALRTMKFGVGTFVPVVGKAVSDAAETVLGASLLVKNAVGLAGLVVIALIAAFPAMKILAVSAMYSAGAAVMQPIAQTPVISCLGALAKTMVIVFAAVATVALMFFFAICILLAAANLAVITA; encoded by the coding sequence GTGAGGAACTGGTGGCGCTTTCTCACCGCGCTCGTGACTTCACTGGCGGGCGCCGTCATCTTCCCTGCCTGGGCGCACGGCGATTCGGTTGGCGACGCCGCCGGCGGCGCCGCGGGCTCGGCGGAAGCCTCGGCCCAGCAAATTCTTGAACATACGGCACAGGCGGAGCTCGATCACGTCGACACGCAGTCCATCGACGCGTACTGGCATCAGATTGAGGCCCAGTATGGGGGATTTCTCCCGCACCCAAACGGCACATCGCTCATCCAGTCGCTGCTGCAGCACGGAGGGCCTTCCCTGCACGGCGTGGTGTCCGGCTTGTTGCACTACTTCTTTCAGGAGGTGGTGGACGATCTCGGCCTGTTTGGCGGCCTTCTCATCCTCTCCGTGGCTGCGGCCCTTCTGCGCATGATGCAGGCGTCGTTCGCGGAGGAATCGGTGGGCGAAGTCGCGCAGATGGTCGTGTCCTTTCTGCTCGCTGCGCTCGTGACGCGATCGCTCGTGGAAACGTTCGGGTCGGCTCGCCAGGCCATCGAGTCGATGAATCACTTCATGCTCGCGACGATGCCGGTATCGATTGCGCTGCTCGCTGGCTCTGGGTCGTTTGCTTCAGCGGCGTTTTTCCAGCCGACGCTCCTCTTTTGCGTGAATCTGGTCTCCAACCTGGTGTTTCTCGTCGTGTTTCCGCTCATCTTTTTGGCCGCGGTCCTGGAACTTGCATCGTCCATGGCGCCGAGGTACCCGTTGACAAGGCTCGCGTCGCTCGCTCGCACGGCAAGCCTCTCGATCCTGAGCTTTGCCCTGGTCGTGTTCGTGGGCGTCACCGCCGTGCAGGGGACGGGTCGGGGCATCGCGGACGGATTGGCGCTTCGGACCATGAAATTTGGCGTCGGCACGTTTGTACCGGTGGTGGGCAAAGCCGTTTCGGACGCCGCCGAGACCGTACTGGGGGCGTCCTTGCTGGTGAAGAACGCCGTGGGCTTGGCAGGACTCGTCGTGATCGCGCTCATCGCGGCGTTTCCGGCCATGAAAATCCTCGCCGTGTCCGCGATGTACTCGGCGGGCGCCGCGGTGATGCAGCCCATCGCCCAGACGCCTGTCATTTCCTGTCTGGGGGCGCTCGCGAAGACCATGGTCATCGTGTTTGCTGCGGTGGCGACGGTGGCCCTCATGTTCTTCTTCGCCATCTGCATTCTGCTCGCGGCGGCGAATTTGGCGGTGATCACGGCGTGA
- the nusB gene encoding transcription antitermination factor NusB yields MTRHEARECALQALCVIDVQPDLGAREAISTVVAERGFGQLPDVAYIEELVEGTRGHLDEIDALLARHMERWSPERIGRVERNVLRLATYELLYEPSLPIASAIDEAVTIAKTFATEQSGRFVNGVLAKLLPAVAEKRRAESQGSEAQPAEQGLGTRAQGGGEDGA; encoded by the coding sequence TTGACGCGACATGAAGCAAGAGAGTGTGCGCTTCAAGCGCTGTGCGTGATCGACGTACAGCCCGATCTCGGCGCTCGAGAGGCCATTTCAACTGTGGTCGCCGAGCGCGGCTTCGGCCAGCTCCCAGATGTGGCGTACATCGAGGAGCTCGTCGAAGGGACGCGCGGTCATCTCGACGAGATCGACGCGCTGCTCGCCCGCCACATGGAGCGATGGTCGCCCGAGCGCATTGGTCGGGTGGAGCGCAACGTGTTGCGCCTCGCCACGTACGAGCTCCTCTACGAACCGTCCCTCCCGATCGCCAGCGCGATCGACGAAGCGGTGACCATCGCGAAGACGTTTGCGACCGAGCAATCCGGCCGCTTCGTCAATGGTGTGCTCGCCAAGCTGTTGCCGGCCGTGGCGGAGAAACGGCGGGCGGAAAGCCAGGGGAGCGAGGCCCAGCCGGCAGAACAAGGCTTGGGAACGCGAGCTCAGGGAGGCGGCGAGGATGGCGCGTGA
- the accB gene encoding acetyl-CoA carboxylase biotin carboxyl carrier protein: MLTMEEIRELIRLLDESTLTELELEFEDGKVRLAKRVEVVAYAAPQTAPTVAQPAPLPAHAPQGGAAGGSQAAVEDAGLHVITSPMVGTFYRAPAPDAPPFVDVGSQVGPKTVVCIIEAMKLMNEIEAEVSGEIVEVLAENGQLVEYGQPLFKVRRA; the protein is encoded by the coding sequence TTGCTAACGATGGAAGAAATTCGAGAATTGATTCGTTTGCTCGACGAGAGCACACTGACCGAGCTTGAGCTCGAGTTTGAGGATGGGAAGGTGCGACTGGCGAAGCGCGTGGAGGTGGTCGCCTACGCCGCGCCGCAAACGGCGCCAACCGTTGCACAGCCGGCACCGCTCCCGGCGCATGCTCCGCAGGGTGGCGCGGCGGGCGGTTCCCAAGCGGCGGTCGAGGATGCGGGGCTTCACGTCATCACGTCGCCGATGGTGGGCACGTTCTACCGAGCTCCGGCACCCGACGCCCCGCCGTTCGTCGACGTCGGTTCCCAAGTCGGGCCTAAGACGGTCGTGTGCATCATCGAGGCCATGAAACTGATGAACGAGATCGAGGCCGAGGTGTCGGGCGAGATCGTCGAGGTGTTGGCGGAAAACGGTCAGTTGGTGGAATACGGTCAGCCGTTGTTCAAAGTGCGCCGCGCATAG
- the accC gene encoding acetyl-CoA carboxylase biotin carboxylase subunit, with product MFKRVLVANRGEIAVRVIRACRELGIETVAVYSTADRDALHVRMADEAYCIGPAPAKMSYLNIPSVMSVATLCGVDAVHPGYGFLSENSDFAEACEACGITFIGPSPRAIELMGDKSTAKMTMRRAGVPTVPGSEGLVESLEEALAIANAIGYPLIIKATAGGGGRGIRVVRDELELRKAYDQARREAEASFGNPGIYIEKYIERMRHVEIQVLADRHGNVIHLGERDCSVQRRLQKLVEESPCPVMTEEKRQEMGEAAVRAARAVDYVGAGTVEFIYTPDGDFYFMEMNTRIQVEHPVTEWVTGVDLVREMILAAAGEPLSVRQEDVVLRGHAIECRINAEDPFRQFAPSPGTIRSYLAPSGPGVRVDSACYPGYTIPPYYDSMVAKLIVWAPTREQAIARMLSALSEYEIEGVQTTIPFHVALLQNERFRKGDVTTRFLEENPIL from the coding sequence ATGTTTAAGCGCGTGTTGGTCGCGAATCGCGGCGAGATCGCGGTGCGCGTGATCCGCGCATGCCGCGAATTGGGGATCGAGACGGTGGCCGTGTATTCGACGGCGGATCGCGATGCACTGCATGTGCGCATGGCGGATGAGGCGTATTGCATCGGTCCAGCGCCTGCCAAGATGAGCTATCTGAACATCCCTAGCGTCATGTCCGTGGCGACGTTGTGCGGGGTGGACGCCGTCCACCCTGGCTATGGGTTTCTCTCGGAGAACAGCGACTTTGCCGAGGCGTGTGAGGCGTGTGGCATCACGTTCATCGGGCCGAGTCCGCGCGCCATCGAGCTCATGGGGGATAAGTCGACGGCCAAGATGACCATGCGCCGGGCGGGGGTTCCGACGGTACCTGGGAGCGAGGGACTGGTGGAATCCTTGGAAGAGGCGCTTGCCATCGCGAATGCCATCGGCTACCCCCTCATCATCAAGGCGACGGCGGGCGGCGGCGGCCGGGGAATCCGAGTGGTCCGCGACGAGTTGGAGTTGCGCAAGGCGTACGATCAGGCCCGCAGGGAAGCGGAGGCGTCGTTCGGCAACCCGGGCATCTATATCGAGAAGTACATCGAGCGCATGCGGCACGTGGAGATTCAGGTCCTGGCGGATCGCCACGGGAACGTGATTCACCTCGGTGAGCGCGATTGCTCCGTGCAGCGCCGCCTTCAGAAGCTCGTCGAGGAATCTCCGTGTCCGGTCATGACGGAAGAGAAGCGCCAAGAGATGGGCGAGGCCGCGGTACGCGCCGCCCGGGCCGTTGACTACGTCGGCGCGGGGACCGTCGAATTCATCTACACGCCGGACGGCGACTTTTACTTCATGGAGATGAACACCCGCATTCAGGTCGAGCACCCCGTGACCGAATGGGTGACAGGCGTCGATCTCGTCCGTGAGATGATTCTCGCGGCGGCGGGCGAGCCCCTGTCCGTTCGGCAGGAAGATGTCGTGCTGCGCGGCCATGCGATTGAGTGCCGGATCAACGCGGAGGACCCGTTCCGGCAGTTCGCGCCGTCGCCTGGCACCATTCGGTCGTACCTGGCGCCCTCGGGTCCTGGCGTTCGCGTCGACTCTGCCTGCTATCCGGGATACACCATCCCGCCGTATTACGACTCCATGGTGGCAAAGCTGATTGTCTGGGCACCGACGCGCGAGCAGGCCATCGCGCGCATGTTGTCGGCGCTCAGCGAGTATGAGATCGAAGGCGTCCAGACGACCATTCCGTTTCACGTGGCGCTTCTGCAAAACGAGCGATTCCGAAAGGGCGACGTCACGACTCGATTTTTGGAGGAAAATCCAATACTCTAA
- the efp gene encoding elongation factor P produces the protein MISSNDFRNGTTIEYDGSVWRVIEFMHVKPGKGSAFVRTKLKNVKTGAIREMTFRAGEKVPRAHIETREMQYLYNDGENYTFMDTETYEQINIPRAQLEYELNFLKENMNCFIIQYQGEIIGIDLPNTVELEVTETEPGIRGDTATGGSKSATVETGYTLQVPFFINVGDKIVIDTRSGEYVSRA, from the coding sequence ATGATTTCAAGCAACGACTTTCGCAATGGGACCACGATTGAATACGACGGCTCGGTCTGGCGCGTGATCGAGTTTATGCACGTGAAACCAGGCAAGGGTTCCGCGTTCGTCCGCACGAAGCTGAAGAATGTCAAGACGGGGGCCATCCGCGAGATGACGTTCCGCGCGGGCGAAAAGGTGCCCCGGGCGCACATCGAAACGCGCGAGATGCAATATCTGTACAACGACGGCGAAAACTACACGTTCATGGACACGGAGACGTACGAGCAGATCAATATTCCGCGTGCGCAGCTCGAGTACGAGTTGAACTTCCTCAAGGAGAACATGAACTGCTTCATCATTCAGTACCAGGGCGAGATCATCGGCATCGATCTCCCGAACACGGTGGAGCTCGAGGTGACCGAGACCGAGCCTGGCATTCGCGGCGACACGGCCACCGGGGGAAGCAAGTCGGCCACGGTGGAGACAGGCTACACGCTCCAGGTTCCGTTCTTTATCAATGTGGGCGACAAGATCGTGATCGACACGCGTTCGGGTGAGTACGTGTCGCGCGCATAA
- the amaP gene encoding alkaline shock response membrane anchor protein AmaP, giving the protein MSIGDRFLLFLLSLIGLVLGVLLALVGGQVISVTWAASELTAQPWNVVSLVVGVVAALLSIRFLVYRSRRRGQGVPAESVLLAGDHGQIRISYETLRQLANRRGSQLKGAESFDSRVRQGREGVLIACWMQVLPDVDIAALSREAQAAVKEYVEQTAGVQVERVMVHVVELAQSGRAGKAWNGA; this is encoded by the coding sequence ATGAGCATCGGGGACCGGTTCCTCTTATTTCTTCTGTCGCTCATCGGACTCGTCCTGGGCGTTCTCCTGGCTCTTGTCGGCGGTCAGGTGATCTCCGTGACATGGGCGGCGAGCGAGCTGACGGCGCAGCCTTGGAACGTGGTCTCGCTCGTCGTGGGCGTCGTCGCCGCGCTCTTGTCCATCCGTTTCCTGGTGTACCGGTCTCGGCGCAGGGGGCAGGGTGTTCCTGCCGAGTCCGTGCTTTTGGCGGGTGATCACGGCCAGATCCGCATTTCCTACGAGACCCTGCGCCAGCTCGCCAATCGGCGCGGGTCCCAACTGAAGGGTGCTGAGTCGTTTGACTCCCGCGTCCGCCAAGGTCGCGAGGGCGTGCTCATCGCCTGCTGGATGCAGGTGCTTCCAGACGTGGATATCGCAGCGCTGAGCCGGGAAGCGCAGGCTGCCGTGAAGGAATATGTGGAACAGACGGCCGGCGTGCAGGTGGAGCGCGTGATGGTCCACGTCGTGGAACTCGCGCAAAGCGGGCGCGCGGGTAAGGCGTGGAATGGCGCATGA
- a CDS encoding tRNA (adenosine(37)-N6)-threonylcarbamoyltransferase complex transferase subunit TsaD: MARETPLVLGVDTSNYTTSVCAVDAQSGRMVAEARRLLRVPSGERGLRQSEAAFQHVQHFPSVMAELADALGAGGVRPVWQRVSVSVRPRPWASSYMPVFQSGLAVAAALAQSLGVPLTRTSHQEGHLAAAEYFAPMPPAPFVAVHMSGGTCDVVLARRTPFGYAITRLGESLDLHPGQFVDRIGVALGLPFPAGPHLEELARQCGNSAGEWVLKSPVRGASMSFSGPLTAALRALEAGRPPHEVARAVEACIARAVAKAVEYALSHTPASRHVLIAGGVASNQFIQSAIQTRLARRVPGVSIAFAPPAFSRDNALGVAMIGFWRHHAE; the protein is encoded by the coding sequence ATGGCGCGTGAGACGCCGCTTGTCCTGGGCGTGGACACGAGCAATTACACCACATCCGTCTGTGCGGTGGATGCACAGAGTGGGCGCATGGTGGCCGAGGCTCGCCGGCTTCTGCGCGTCCCGAGCGGAGAGCGCGGCCTGCGCCAGAGCGAGGCCGCGTTTCAGCATGTGCAGCATTTTCCTTCGGTGATGGCCGAACTCGCAGATGCGCTCGGGGCTGGTGGGGTGCGCCCGGTTTGGCAGCGCGTCAGCGTGTCTGTGCGGCCGCGTCCGTGGGCATCTTCGTACATGCCCGTCTTTCAGAGCGGCCTTGCCGTGGCCGCGGCCCTCGCGCAGAGCTTGGGCGTGCCGTTGACGCGGACGTCCCACCAGGAAGGCCACCTGGCCGCCGCGGAATACTTTGCGCCCATGCCCCCCGCCCCATTTGTCGCCGTACACATGTCGGGGGGCACGTGCGATGTGGTGCTGGCGCGGCGGACGCCGTTCGGATACGCCATCACGCGACTCGGCGAATCCCTGGATCTCCATCCAGGACAGTTCGTGGATCGAATCGGCGTCGCGCTCGGACTCCCGTTTCCAGCCGGCCCACACCTGGAAGAACTCGCGCGGCAGTGCGGAAATTCGGCGGGCGAATGGGTCTTGAAGTCGCCCGTCCGCGGCGCCAGCATGAGTTTTTCTGGCCCGCTCACGGCTGCGCTTCGCGCGCTTGAGGCAGGGCGGCCTCCTCACGAAGTGGCTCGGGCCGTCGAGGCGTGCATCGCCCGTGCGGTGGCGAAGGCCGTGGAGTATGCGCTGTCCCATACGCCCGCGTCTCGCCACGTCCTCATCGCTGGCGGCGTAGCCTCGAATCAGTTCATCCAGTCCGCGATTCAGACTCGCCTCGCTCGCCGCGTGCCCGGCGTGTCCATCGCGTTTGCACCGCCTGCGTTCTCGCGGGACAACGCGCTCGGGGTCGCGATGATCGGCTTCTGGCGCCATCACGCCGAATGA
- a CDS encoding SpoIIIAH-like family protein: MVKRQTVWLSTMMVLSLMLIGYYTMNNQTSTTSTNPSNSTTPTVTTSPTNQTQLSNQSQETTGSNVSSADNWYNALQASVNNEISQRISNDQAIIANNNASQAQIAEAQKQLGEEEALYNSLQQATQAVIAEGYKNAVIAPDKNQTTFTVYVETNHLSKADAVKIMNIVSQQLDTSIFNISVKPHA, translated from the coding sequence ATGGTGAAACGGCAGACGGTGTGGTTGTCCACGATGATGGTGCTGAGCCTGATGCTGATTGGCTACTACACGATGAACAATCAGACGAGCACCACGTCCACGAACCCGTCGAATTCCACGACGCCGACGGTGACGACGAGTCCGACGAACCAAACGCAGCTTTCGAATCAGTCTCAGGAGACCACGGGGTCCAACGTGTCGAGCGCCGACAACTGGTACAATGCGCTCCAGGCGTCCGTGAATAACGAGATCAGCCAGCGCATCAGCAACGACCAGGCGATTATCGCCAACAACAACGCGTCTCAAGCGCAGATTGCCGAGGCGCAGAAGCAGTTGGGCGAGGAAGAGGCGCTCTACAACAGCTTGCAGCAGGCCACGCAGGCCGTGATCGCGGAAGGGTACAAAAACGCGGTGATTGCGCCCGATAAGAATCAAACGACCTTCACGGTCTATGTCGAAACCAACCACTTGTCGAAGGCAGACGCGGTCAAAATCATGAACATCGTCAGCCAGCAGCTCGACACCTCGATTTTCAACATCTCCGTCAAGCCTCACGCTTGA
- a CDS encoding DUF2273 domain-containing protein, whose protein sequence is MNGLWKAWAWFSSLPHRYHGLAAAVLFWILWMIFGFWRVLLLAVLAAAGYALGRVWEEQQSWRRVLERLLTDRTTE, encoded by the coding sequence ATGAATGGCTTGTGGAAAGCGTGGGCCTGGTTCTCCAGCCTTCCCCACAGGTATCACGGGCTCGCCGCAGCCGTGTTGTTCTGGATCTTGTGGATGATCTTCGGGTTTTGGCGCGTCCTGCTGCTCGCCGTGCTCGCAGCGGCGGGATACGCGCTGGGCCGCGTCTGGGAGGAGCAACAGTCCTGGCGGCGCGTGTTGGAGCGCCTGTTGACAGATCGAACGACGGAGTGA
- the spoIIIAA gene encoding stage III sporulation protein AA: MSLAHSNQADSVLEHVLAILPREVARALEALSRGLLEELEEIRLRAGQPLELGLRQRSAFLAESGELTSSASHARRISAGELAQVLQRLTQFSRYAVEEEMRHGYVTLPGGHRVGIAGRAVVEAGRVRAFRHVTSLNVRISRDHPSAAKALLPFLYDHASRRPLSALVVSPPQCGKTTLVRDVARRFSHGDHAPGYQGLKVAVIDERSEIAGSVDGVPQFDLGPRADVLDGCPKAEGMMMAIRSLSPHVVVTDEIGRAEDAVAVLEATLAGVAVVATAHAASLDAWRRRPGMEPLFSARAFDRYIVLSRRRGPGTVEAVLDADGRPLARGSAEG; the protein is encoded by the coding sequence GTGTCGCTGGCGCATTCGAATCAAGCCGATTCCGTCCTTGAGCACGTCCTTGCCATCTTGCCGCGTGAAGTGGCGCGGGCGCTTGAGGCGCTTTCGCGGGGCCTGCTCGAGGAACTCGAGGAAATTCGCCTGCGCGCCGGGCAGCCGCTCGAACTCGGTCTGCGTCAGCGGAGCGCCTTTTTGGCAGAAAGCGGCGAACTGACGTCTTCTGCGAGCCACGCGCGGCGCATCTCGGCCGGAGAATTGGCGCAGGTGCTTCAGCGTCTGACGCAATTTTCCCGCTATGCCGTGGAAGAGGAGATGCGCCACGGGTATGTCACCCTGCCGGGCGGTCATCGCGTCGGGATCGCGGGCCGCGCCGTGGTCGAAGCCGGGCGCGTCCGGGCCTTTCGACACGTGACCTCGCTCAACGTTCGCATTTCGCGGGATCACCCGAGTGCCGCGAAGGCTCTGCTGCCCTTTTTGTACGATCACGCCTCCCGCCGCCCGCTGTCGGCGCTCGTGGTGTCGCCGCCGCAATGCGGCAAGACGACGCTTGTGCGCGACGTCGCTCGTCGGTTCAGTCATGGCGATCACGCCCCTGGATACCAAGGTCTGAAGGTCGCGGTGATCGACGAGCGGTCGGAAATTGCGGGGAGTGTCGACGGCGTTCCGCAGTTTGACCTTGGCCCTCGCGCGGATGTGCTCGACGGCTGTCCGAAAGCCGAGGGCATGATGATGGCCATCCGCAGCCTTTCGCCGCACGTGGTGGTCACGGACGAGATCGGGCGTGCGGAGGACGCGGTGGCTGTGCTCGAGGCGACGCTCGCTGGTGTGGCTGTGGTCGCGACGGCGCACGCCGCGTCGCTCGACGCGTGGCGCAGGCGGCCGGGGATGGAGCCGCTCTTCTCGGCGCGCGCCTTCGATCGGTACATCGTGCTCAGCCGGCGGCGCGGCCCGGGGACGGTGGAGGCGGTTCTCGACGCGGACGGGCGGCCGCTCGCCCGAGGGAGCGCCGAGGGATGA
- the spoIIIAC gene encoding stage III sporulation protein AC, with protein MSPEIRDLFRIFAVGFIAAIFHTVLKQSGKEDFAHWATLAGLVAVFVIVIGYVDHLYHEITSVFLLQ; from the coding sequence ATGTCTCCCGAAATCCGGGATTTGTTTCGAATTTTCGCCGTGGGCTTCATCGCGGCCATTTTTCACACGGTGCTGAAGCAAAGTGGCAAAGAGGACTTCGCGCACTGGGCTACGCTGGCGGGGCTTGTGGCCGTGTTTGTCATTGTCATCGGATATGTGGACCACCTGTACCACGAAATCACGAGCGTCTTTCTCCTTCAGTAG
- a CDS encoding stage III sporulation protein AB produces MKWAGAAIVLFACTLIGLRVARGYRERPLALRRLLQAVLELQSEIEYHATPIPQALNEVGTRMGGFCGTWLVDLAQQLSRLGDWPEQAQALVSLSKATDGTLSDQDAEPILRLLRSIAVADRDHLQQPFLAARADLEAAIEAAQDEAAKSARLWQYLGALSGVLIVLLLL; encoded by the coding sequence ATGAAATGGGCGGGGGCGGCCATCGTCTTGTTTGCCTGCACGCTCATTGGCTTGCGCGTGGCGCGCGGTTACCGCGAGCGTCCTCTTGCCCTGCGGAGGCTGTTGCAGGCGGTGCTCGAGCTGCAGAGCGAGATCGAATATCATGCGACGCCCATCCCGCAGGCCCTGAACGAGGTCGGCACGCGGATGGGAGGCTTTTGTGGCACATGGCTCGTGGACTTGGCCCAACAGCTCAGCCGCCTCGGCGATTGGCCCGAGCAGGCGCAGGCACTCGTGTCGCTCAGCAAGGCGACGGATGGAACGCTCTCGGACCAGGACGCGGAGCCGATTCTGCGCCTGTTGCGCTCCATTGCCGTGGCCGATCGCGACCACCTGCAGCAGCCGTTTCTCGCGGCGCGCGCAGACCTGGAGGCGGCGATTGAGGCGGCGCAGGATGAAGCCGCGAAAAGCGCGCGGCTGTGGCAGTACCTTGGCGCGCTGTCTGGTGTTTTGATTGTCCTTCTGCTCCTGTAG